In Acidobacteriota bacterium, one genomic interval encodes:
- a CDS encoding SPOR domain-containing protein — protein sequence MKMPKISLLKVISLFCLATAIWFNSSANGLTQNRSAYSVQIASSTSEADALSIIVEMKAKGVDAYLIKSDVPGKGTRYRVRIGKFSSMQSAKATGDQLVANGTIQEFAVMAYEPPTTSVAVQRESKKPTDKLAANAKSASEPKKAAREVVEETTAKSEASRPPEELKEPVKESAQSTSDIPVAAAKTETSTENKIEGKLEAKSDPKTESALELKSKSSASSASKLETNSQAAVNNIPESEDKNEPDIAAPPVADALIESALAKTNWRMARKAAETDKNLRAIHFVDSMTGWAAGDAGAVYRTTDGGRSWKPLLSGVSANINFIYFLDWNHGWMIGEAIKGLGNNDDEGETVLLSTINGGRTWMIQKIPNLLSVHFTDLQNGWAVGRNATLLHTTNGGVDWKPAEQIQALVGLPVESSNYNFGFRDVYFLDPDHGWLVGNFYGRAQNNIGGLFVTSDGGKTWKRLPLTFETKYVSGRFTPGAITSVRFTDETTGTVTGEMKDGESRYFFALHTRDGGKTWQQHRTSIRSTLSTQFLDPVNGWMAAFAPREGSAEAVVYDSTLMRTDNGGMSWQTDFTAKGSRIRSLFFLSPQKGWAVGDRGMILRYEEKTKAMN from the coding sequence ATGAAAATGCCGAAGATTTCTCTCCTGAAAGTAATTTCGCTTTTTTGTCTGGCGACTGCCATCTGGTTCAATTCTTCCGCGAATGGGCTAACACAAAATCGCAGCGCTTATTCCGTGCAAATTGCATCCTCTACTTCTGAAGCCGACGCGCTCTCAATCATTGTTGAAATGAAGGCCAAAGGTGTTGACGCTTATCTGATCAAATCCGACGTGCCGGGCAAAGGCACCCGCTACCGCGTTCGTATTGGCAAGTTCAGTTCGATGCAAAGCGCCAAAGCCACCGGGGATCAATTGGTCGCCAACGGCACGATTCAAGAATTTGCCGTGATGGCCTACGAACCGCCAACAACTTCCGTGGCGGTGCAACGTGAATCGAAAAAGCCGACAGACAAATTGGCTGCCAACGCAAAATCTGCTTCGGAACCGAAAAAGGCTGCGCGCGAAGTAGTGGAAGAAACGACAGCGAAATCTGAAGCGTCCAGACCGCCTGAGGAATTGAAAGAGCCAGTCAAAGAAAGCGCGCAATCCACTTCGGATATTCCCGTCGCGGCCGCAAAGACTGAAACTTCCACCGAAAATAAAATAGAGGGAAAACTGGAAGCCAAATCTGATCCAAAAACTGAATCCGCATTGGAATTGAAATCCAAGTCTTCCGCATCATCGGCCTCCAAACTCGAAACCAATTCGCAAGCCGCCGTCAACAACATTCCCGAATCTGAGGATAAAAACGAACCGGATATTGCCGCGCCGCCTGTCGCGGACGCCCTGATTGAATCCGCCCTGGCTAAAACCAACTGGCGAATGGCTCGCAAAGCCGCCGAAACCGACAAAAATCTGCGCGCCATTCATTTTGTGGATTCGATGACCGGTTGGGCGGCAGGTGACGCCGGAGCCGTGTACCGAACCACGGATGGCGGCAGAAGCTGGAAACCACTGCTGAGCGGCGTTTCCGCCAACATCAACTTCATTTACTTTCTGGACTGGAATCACGGCTGGATGATCGGCGAAGCAATCAAAGGGTTGGGCAACAACGACGACGAAGGCGAAACCGTTTTGCTCAGCACCATCAACGGCGGACGCACCTGGATGATTCAAAAGATTCCCAACCTGCTCAGCGTACACTTCACCGATTTGCAAAACGGATGGGCTGTTGGCCGCAACGCCACGCTGTTGCACACCACCAACGGCGGAGTGGATTGGAAACCCGCCGAACAAATCCAGGCGCTGGTCGGTTTGCCTGTGGAATCGTCGAATTACAACTTCGGATTCCGGGACGTGTATTTCCTCGATCCGGATCACGGCTGGCTGGTTGGCAACTTTTACGGACGCGCGCAAAACAATATCGGCGGGTTATTTGTCACTTCCGACGGAGGCAAAACGTGGAAGCGTTTGCCATTAACCTTTGAAACCAAATATGTTTCCGGTCGCTTTACGCCGGGCGCGATTACTTCCGTCCGCTTCACCGACGAAACCACCGGCACCGTCACCGGCGAAATGAAAGACGGCGAAAGCCGCTACTTTTTTGCGCTGCACACCCGCGACGGAGGCAAAACCTGGCAGCAGCACCGCACCTCCATTCGCTCCACGCTCAGCACGCAATTCCTCGATCCTGTGAATGGTTGGATGGCCGCGTTCGCGCCGCGCGAAGGCAGCGCCGAAGCCGTGGTTTACGATTCCACCCTGATGCGCACCGACAACGGCGGCATGTCCTGGCAAACCGACTTCACCGCCAAAGGTAGCCGCATCCGCAGTTTGTTTTTCCTCTCGCCACAAAAAGGCTGGGCCGTCGGCGATCGTGGAATGATTCTGCGGTACGAAGAGAAGACGAAGGCGATGAATTGA
- a CDS encoding biotin/lipoyl-binding protein yields MKLELEIDGEWVEAEFSAANGSVQLKLGQKTYEAEVSQPEPNFFVVQMNNRVYRCALEKLPGGGTEITINGRRIPVNVRDKKHLRGNAGDAAGASGKISLTSPMPGKVVRVLLSPGDEVAANQGVLIVEAMKMQNEVQSPRAGKVAEIRVTEGQTVNAGETMAVIE; encoded by the coding sequence ATGAAACTCGAACTGGAAATTGATGGAGAATGGGTTGAAGCCGAATTCAGTGCGGCGAATGGCTCAGTGCAGCTAAAGCTCGGTCAGAAAACATACGAAGCGGAAGTCAGTCAGCCGGAACCGAACTTTTTCGTCGTGCAGATGAACAACCGTGTTTACCGCTGCGCGCTGGAAAAACTGCCTGGGGGTGGAACAGAAATCACAATCAATGGCAGACGAATTCCCGTCAATGTCCGAGATAAAAAACATTTGCGTGGCAATGCGGGCGACGCAGCAGGCGCAAGCGGCAAAATCAGTCTCACTTCTCCCATGCCGGGCAAAGTCGTCCGCGTACTGCTCAGCCCCGGAGATGAAGTCGCCGCCAATCAAGGCGTGCTGATCGTTGAAGCCATGAAAATGCAGAACGAAGTCCAATCCCCCAGGGCCGGCAAAGTCGCTGAAATCCGCGTTACGGAAGGCCAAACAGTCAACGCCGGTGAAACAATGGCCGTTATTGAATGA
- the accC gene encoding acetyl-CoA carboxylase biotin carboxylase subunit translates to MFRKILIANRGEIAVRLIRACRDLGISPVAVYSEADRHALHVRLADEAYFIGEAPASQSYLVGEKVIDAAKQSGAEAIHPGYGFLSEREWFARAVGEAGITFIGPSPESIEMMGDKTNARVAAVKANAPIVPGTVEPLKDEATARKVASEIGYPVMMKASAGGGGKGMRVVRSDEEMASALELASAEAQAAFGDPSVYIEKLIERPRHIEIQVAADKFGNVIHLGERECSIQRRHQKVIEECPASFNDADLRARMGDAAVEIARAANYFSVGTIEFLVDADRNFYFLEMNTRLQVEHPVTEMVTGIDLVREQIRIAASEPLSLKQEDVRWTGSAIECRVYAEDPDKNFLPSPGKITRLRTPSGPGVRDDSGVYEGWEVPLFYDPMISKLATWGATRDEAIARMQRALGEYHVGGIRTTIPFFRSVLDDEEFRRGDIDTGYIARFLERQTVNAESNRTNEEQIAAAIVAAMRFAEQTRAQQLNSPASQIAKVSRWKTAGRFVH, encoded by the coding sequence CAATCGAGGTGAAATTGCTGTTCGATTGATTCGAGCTTGCCGCGACCTCGGCATTTCCCCCGTCGCCGTCTACTCTGAAGCCGATCGTCATGCGCTGCACGTGCGGCTGGCCGATGAAGCCTACTTCATCGGCGAAGCCCCCGCCTCACAAAGTTATCTGGTCGGCGAAAAGGTAATTGATGCCGCAAAACAATCCGGCGCGGAAGCCATCCATCCTGGGTACGGGTTTCTTTCCGAACGCGAATGGTTCGCGCGCGCCGTCGGTGAAGCTGGAATCACTTTCATTGGGCCTTCGCCCGAATCCATCGAGATGATGGGCGACAAAACCAATGCCCGCGTCGCCGCCGTCAAAGCCAATGCTCCCATCGTTCCAGGCACAGTGGAACCACTCAAGGATGAGGCCACTGCCCGAAAAGTCGCATCGGAAATTGGTTATCCCGTGATGATGAAAGCTTCGGCGGGCGGAGGCGGCAAAGGCATGCGCGTTGTTCGCTCCGACGAAGAAATGGCTTCGGCGCTCGAACTGGCCAGCGCCGAAGCGCAGGCTGCTTTCGGCGATCCGTCGGTGTACATCGAAAAATTGATCGAACGCCCGCGCCATATCGAAATCCAGGTCGCCGCCGACAAATTCGGCAACGTTATACATCTGGGCGAACGCGAATGTTCCATCCAGCGCCGCCACCAGAAAGTCATCGAAGAATGTCCGGCCAGTTTCAACGATGCAGATTTGCGCGCGCGAATGGGGGACGCCGCTGTCGAAATTGCTCGCGCGGCAAATTACTTCAGCGTTGGCACGATTGAATTCCTGGTGGACGCCGACCGCAACTTTTACTTTCTGGAAATGAACACGCGGTTGCAGGTCGAACATCCCGTCACAGAGATGGTGACGGGCATTGACTTGGTGCGCGAACAGATTCGCATCGCCGCCAGTGAACCGCTGAGCCTCAAACAGGAAGACGTTCGCTGGACCGGTTCGGCCATCGAATGCCGCGTGTATGCCGAAGACCCGGACAAAAACTTTCTACCTTCTCCGGGCAAAATAACGCGACTGAGAACTCCATCTGGCCCCGGCGTACGCGACGATAGTGGCGTGTACGAAGGCTGGGAAGTACCGCTGTTTTACGACCCGATGATTTCCAAGCTGGCAACCTGGGGGGCGACGCGCGACGAAGCCATCGCCAGAATGCAGCGCGCGCTGGGCGAATATCATGTGGGCGGAATCCGCACGACAATTCCCTTCTTTCGATCAGTGCTGGATGATGAAGAATTCCGTCGCGGCGACATTGACACCGGCTACATCGCCCGATTTCTGGAACGGCAAACCGTGAACGCTGAATCGAACCGCACCAACGAAGAGCAAATCGCTGCCGCCATCGTCGCGGCGATGCGCTTCGCCGAACAGACACGCGCTCAACAACTCAACAGCCCTGCCTCACAAATCGCGAAAGTCAGCAGGTGGAAAACCGCCGGAAGATTCGTACACTAA